The DNA region ACAAAAAAACCTGGTACCTGTATTACAGCAAAACATCGCGGTTACACAAGGCTTTATTGGCAGTACCAGTGAAAACTTTACCACCACATTGGGGCGCGATGGTTCTGATTACTCGGCAGCTATATTTTCGGCTTGTCTTAACGCAGAGTCGCTAACCATATGGAAGGATGTTCCTGGGGTTTTAAATGCAGATCCGAAGTGGTTCGATGAAACGGAGCGCATTCCGCAGCTCTCTTATCACGATGCCATAGAGCTGGCCTATTACGGGGCTACCATCATCCACCCTAAAACCATAAAACCGATCCAGAACAAAAGTATTCCGCTGTACGTGCGTTCATTCCTTCAACCTGATGCTGAGGGTACTGACATCACAGATCTTAAGAACCACCTGCCTGTACCCTCTTTTATTTTTAAGGTAAACCAGGCTTTATTGTCTATTTTCCCTAAAGATTTTTCCTTCATCATTGAAGAAAACCTGAGCGAGATCTTTAGCTTGTTCCACAAGCATAGGGTAAAGATCAATACGATGCTCAATTCGGCCATCAGTTTTTCTATCAGTTTTGATTATGATGCCCGGAAGCTGGATAAATTGATGGCTGATCTTTCTAAGGACTATAAGGTGAAATACAATACCGGTGTAGAGCTGGTGACCATCAGGTATTACAACCAGGAAACAATAGACAGGGTAACGGTAAATAAAAATATATTGCTGGAAGTAAAAAGTAGAAATACCTGCCAGATTGTAATGCGCGATAAGTAAAAAAGCTATTGAACAAACTCATTTTAGATAAAGCCGTTCAGGAATACATCAACAGTCATTTGAATGATGATGTACATAAGATTGCTATGGCCAAAAGTCCTTTTGAGGGCATTGAAGCCAGGGAACTGGCAGTTCAGATTGCTGGAAAAAATAAAGCTGCAAAAAAATTACCGCTCTGGTACGCAAAGGAAGGCATTTATTACCCGCCGCTCCTTTCTGTAGAACAATGTTCATCGGAACGCACCGCTGCCTATAAAGCCACGCTGGCAGATGGAGAAAGCCTGATTGACCTGACCGGGGGATTTGGGGTAGACAGCCTTTACTTTGCCCGGCGGTTTAAATCCGTAACCCATTGCGAGCTTAATGCCGGCCTTTCTGAAATTGCTGCACACAATGCCCGGTTGCTGGGAGCGACCAACATTCAGTTCCTGGCAACTGACGGAATGAACTTCCTTAAAAACAACAAACAGACATTTGACGCCATTTACCTGGATCCTGCAAGAAGGACTACCGCAGGCAAAGTTTTTATGCTAAAGGACTGCAGCCCCAATGTGGTAGAACACCTGGATTTGCTGCTGTCCCGTTCCCCTCGCATTGTTATAAAGACAGCGCCTTTGCTGGACCTCACTGCAGGTTTAAAGGAATTGAAAAATGTATCAGAAATCCATATCGTAAGTGTAAGAAACGAAGTAAAGGAATTACTTTGGGTAATAGAGGAGGCCAATGCGGGCCTTGTTAAAATTGTTTGCCGCACCATCAATGAAAGCCATAAAAGTTTCAGTTTTTATAAGGGGGATGAGGAAATCAGCCATGCGCAATTGCTGAATGGAACACCCTCAGGTTACCTGTACGAACCAGATGCCGCCTTATTGAAAAGCGGGGCCTTTAACCTGGTTGCGCAGGTTTACGGACTGGAAAAGCTGGACAGCCAGACCCAGCTTTATACGGCTGAGGTACTCAACAACCGCTTCCCTGGCAGAATATTTAAGATCAACCGCATCCTGACAGCTGCTGAACTGAAAAAAGAGAAAGCACTAACCGGTAATGTCATCGTTAGAAATTACCGCGATAAAGCAGAAAACCTGGTTAAAAAATACAAGATCAAAGCCGACAACAACAAATTTCTGCTCTTTACACAGAGCAAAACAGATGGTTATATCGTAATTGACGCCACTATTGAGCAGCACTACTGACCAGATATTTTAACATTCTTTAACATACTTTAACACTTACAAACTGCTGGTATACTGACGGTTTCAGTACTTTTGATTAAACCCATCAATCAAACCTGAATACCATGACTTACCAACGCCTTAACAAACTTACCGGATTTATACTCTTTGGTTTGGCTAGCCTTGTCTACTGGCTTACAATGGAACCCACCCTCAGTTTTTGGGATGCCGGGGAATTCCTGGCTGCTTCCAATAAACTTGAAGTAGGGCACCAGCCCGGAGCACCACTCTATTTGATGATTGGCCGGATGTTTTCCTTACTTGCCATGGGTGATACCAGTAAAGTAGCCTACTGGATCAACTTTAGTTCCGTCATTTTTAGCGCTGCAACCATTATGTTTTTGTTCTGGACCATCACTGCCCTGGCCACTAAACTCTACCCTAAAGAAAAAAGCAACACCCAAACGTTTGCTGTAATAGCAGCAGGAACCATTGGTGCGCTGGCCTATACCTTTTCAGATACTTTCTGGTTCTCGGCAGTAGAAGCCGAAGTTTATGCGCTTTCCGCGCTATTTACGGCCATTGTATTCTGGGCTATCCTGAAATGGGAAAATGAGCCTGACAACCGCTGGCTGGTATTTATTGCCTTTATGATCGGTCTTTCTATTGGTGTACACCTGCTCAGCTTACTTGCCATTCCAACAATAGCATTGGTCTATTATTTTAAAACATCGGCCCATACCGGGTTCACAGGAACACTTAAGGCATTTCTTTTCGGCTGCCTGCTGCTTGGCATCGTGCAGTTTGGTATTGTTCAATACCTGGTATTGGCGGCAGCAAAATCTGATCTATTCTTTGTAAACACGCTTGGATACGGATTTGGAACCGGGGCATTTGCCTTTATCCTGTTGCTTGCTGCAATTATTGCTTATGGCATTTACCATTCGGTCAGGTATCATAAATACCAGCTTAACCTTGCACTGGTATGTTTAACAGCAGTACTTTTTGGCTTTAGTTCCTATTTTATGATCATCATCCGGGCCAACGCCAAACCCAATATCAACCTGTCTAATCCCGACAATCCCTTTTCCTTGTACAGCTATCTTGGCCGTATCAATTATGGTGATACACCGCTTTTATACGGACGTACTTTTGATACCCAACAAACAGGTATCAAAGAAACCGGCACCGAATACCGGAAAGGGGCAAAACAATACGAAGAATCTGGTAAAACTTATAAAGCAACCTACGATAAGAACATGTTGTTCCCGCGTATGCATAGCAATAAAGGCAGCCATCCTGCATTTTACCGTCAATGGGCCGGATTAAGAGAAGGAGAAACACCGGGTTTTGTACAAAACCTGGACTTTTTTAGCACTTACCAGGTTGGCTTTATGTACATGCGTTATTTCTTATGGAACTTTTCAGGAAGACAAAACGACATACAGGGACAGGGAAACCTTAAGGAAGGCAATTGGATCACAGGAATAAAGCCACTGGATGCCCTTCGTTTGGGTAAGCAATCTGTACTCCCTCCTTCCATCACTGCCAACAAAGGCAACAATGCATTTTATGGCATGCCACTGCTGCTGGGCATTGCCGGTATCATTTACCTGTATAGGAAAAACAAGCAGATTACTATAGTGCTGAGCGCACTTTTCTTTTGCACCGGACTGGCCATTATACTTTACCTGAACCAGGACCCCTTACAGGTCAGGGAACGGGATTATGCTTATGTAAGCTCATTTTATGCCTTTGCCATTTTTATAGGTTTTGGTGTGCTGGCCGTTAAAGAAGCATTAAAACGAATTGCAGGGCCTAAATTAAGCCTGGCCATCGCTGGTATAGTCAGTATGCTGATGGCCCCTGCAATCATGGGCGTTCAGGGTTGGGACGACCACGACCGTTCGGATAAAGAAACGGCACTACAGTTTGCTAAAAATTACCTTAACTCCTGCGCAGCCAATGCGATACTTTTTACCAATGCAGATAACGATACCTATCCTTTATGGTATGCCCAGGAAGTAGAAGGGATCCGGACAGATGTAAGGGTAGTTAACCTGCAGTTTTTAGCAGATGCCGATTACATCAACCAGATGAAAAAACAAGCCTACCGCTCAGCACCACTCCCTATTGCAATGGAGGCTGATAAGTATCAAAAAGGGGTACGCGATTACCTTCCCTATATAGACTACGGCTTTAAGGACAGTGTAGAACTGAAAGACCTGCTGGCAGTACTTACTTCAGATAATAAGGAAGACAAAGTAGAAATGCAGGGCGGTTCTTTTGAAAACTTTCTGCCTACGCAAAAATTAAAATTAAGCATTGATCCCGATCAGCTGATCAGGACCAATACTATTGCAGCAAAAGATAAAGGCAGAATAGCAACCCAGATGGAATGGAACTTCAATAAGGATTTTGCCGGTAAGGCCGACCTCGCCATTTTTGACATCCTGGTGCACAACAACTGGGAAAGACCAGTTTACTTCGGATCATCGCTTTCTGCGGACACCTACGTTGGCCTCGATAAATATCTGTATCTCGAAGGCCATGCTTACCGTTTGTTACCCCTTAAAAGAGAGGTGGGTGATAAACGTGACAAAACAGAACTGGCCAATACCGATGTGATGTACCGTAACACCATGCATAAACTCAACTTTTCTGCTTTCAGGAAAGCAAGTTACCTGGATCCTGAAAGCAGACGGGTTGCGCATGATACCTGGGCTTTTCAAAATACGCTGG from Pedobacter africanus includes:
- a CDS encoding glycosyltransferase family 117 protein; its protein translation is MTYQRLNKLTGFILFGLASLVYWLTMEPTLSFWDAGEFLAASNKLEVGHQPGAPLYLMIGRMFSLLAMGDTSKVAYWINFSSVIFSAATIMFLFWTITALATKLYPKEKSNTQTFAVIAAGTIGALAYTFSDTFWFSAVEAEVYALSALFTAIVFWAILKWENEPDNRWLVFIAFMIGLSIGVHLLSLLAIPTIALVYYFKTSAHTGFTGTLKAFLFGCLLLGIVQFGIVQYLVLAAAKSDLFFVNTLGYGFGTGAFAFILLLAAIIAYGIYHSVRYHKYQLNLALVCLTAVLFGFSSYFMIIIRANAKPNINLSNPDNPFSLYSYLGRINYGDTPLLYGRTFDTQQTGIKETGTEYRKGAKQYEESGKTYKATYDKNMLFPRMHSNKGSHPAFYRQWAGLREGETPGFVQNLDFFSTYQVGFMYMRYFLWNFSGRQNDIQGQGNLKEGNWITGIKPLDALRLGKQSVLPPSITANKGNNAFYGMPLLLGIAGIIYLYRKNKQITIVLSALFFCTGLAIILYLNQDPLQVRERDYAYVSSFYAFAIFIGFGVLAVKEALKRIAGPKLSLAIAGIVSMLMAPAIMGVQGWDDHDRSDKETALQFAKNYLNSCAANAILFTNADNDTYPLWYAQEVEGIRTDVRVVNLQFLADADYINQMKKQAYRSAPLPIAMEADKYQKGVRDYLPYIDYGFKDSVELKDLLAVLTSDNKEDKVEMQGGSFENFLPTQKLKLSIDPDQLIRTNTIAAKDKGRIATQMEWNFNKDFAGKADLAIFDILVHNNWERPVYFGSSLSADTYVGLDKYLYLEGHAYRLLPLKREVGDKRDKTELANTDVMYRNTMHKLNFSAFRKASYLDPESRRVAHDTWAFQNTLATNLMREGKNEQAGEIMTKSLKELPLKLYSIQDTLNRLETINILYGLNDKTKAAQLTRQTFSFLDQELTYIASLEPRLQMASLNDIQLGMYVLGNLDELTSKGDAPDLNLQVKKRFKELEDTFTRSLG
- a CDS encoding aspartate kinase — its product is MKVFKFGGASVKDAEGVKNVSSIINSHNGNELLVVVSAMGKITNQLEELTRAYLNGQDDVQHIFEAIKLYHFNVLHELFADHSHPVFDDVMNTFVEIDWLIEEEPDDAPDYIYDQIVSIGELVSSKILAAWLGTLRPDVKWLDARSFVHTDNTYREGLVNWEKTEAEIQKNLVPVLQQNIAVTQGFIGSTSENFTTTLGRDGSDYSAAIFSACLNAESLTIWKDVPGVLNADPKWFDETERIPQLSYHDAIELAYYGATIIHPKTIKPIQNKSIPLYVRSFLQPDAEGTDITDLKNHLPVPSFIFKVNQALLSIFPKDFSFIIEENLSEIFSLFHKHRVKINTMLNSAISFSISFDYDARKLDKLMADLSKDYKVKYNTGVELVTIRYYNQETIDRVTVNKNILLEVKSRNTCQIVMRDK